A single window of Halobacterium jilantaiense DNA harbors:
- a CDS encoding SDR family NAD(P)-dependent oxidoreductase translates to MPDRFSVSGTAVVTGASSGIGRAVAERFAADGADVVVCSREQENVDPVAEGIREDGGSALAVECDVTDRDAVDALIEATVEEFGGLDVLVNNAGASFVAGFDDISPNGWDTIMDVNLGGTYHCTHAAAEHLKDGGGAVVNVASVAGQEGAPYMSHYAAAKAAIINLTRTLAIEWAGDDVRVNCIAPGFVATPGLEAQMGVSADDIEREDVDRRIGVSEEIADSVRFLASPAASFVVGETLTAGGVPQGEEVPSP, encoded by the coding sequence ATGCCAGACAGATTCTCGGTCTCCGGGACGGCAGTCGTCACCGGAGCGTCCAGCGGTATCGGCCGAGCCGTTGCAGAGCGCTTCGCCGCCGACGGGGCCGACGTCGTGGTGTGTTCGCGCGAACAGGAGAACGTCGACCCGGTCGCCGAGGGCATCCGCGAGGACGGCGGCAGCGCGCTCGCCGTCGAGTGCGACGTCACCGACCGCGACGCCGTCGACGCGCTGATCGAGGCGACCGTCGAGGAGTTCGGCGGGCTGGACGTCCTCGTGAACAACGCGGGCGCGAGCTTCGTCGCGGGCTTCGACGACATCTCACCGAACGGCTGGGACACCATCATGGACGTCAACCTCGGCGGCACCTACCACTGCACGCACGCAGCCGCAGAACACCTGAAAGACGGTGGGGGTGCCGTGGTGAACGTCGCGAGCGTCGCGGGCCAGGAGGGCGCACCGTACATGAGCCACTACGCCGCCGCGAAGGCCGCCATCATCAACCTCACGCGGACGCTCGCCATCGAGTGGGCGGGCGACGACGTGCGCGTGAACTGCATCGCGCCCGGCTTCGTCGCCACGCCCGGGCTCGAAGCCCAGATGGGCGTCTCCGCCGACGATATCGAGCGCGAGGACGTGGACCGTCGCATCGGCGTCAGCGAGGAGATCGCGGACTCCGTCCGGTTCCTCGCGAGCCCCGCGGCGTCGTTCGTCGTGGGTGAGACGCTGACCGCTGGCGGCGTCCCGCAGGGCGAGGAGGTGCCGTCGCCGTGA